From one Humulus lupulus chromosome 8, drHumLupu1.1, whole genome shotgun sequence genomic stretch:
- the LOC133795958 gene encoding uncharacterized protein LOC133795958, with the protein MAAIVPPVDSGSTPSTSIATLTEKFQKFIASQPHAMSASSHIGLPSSSTLGISSSIWVLDSGASHHMSPNSNSFFSIKSAPSVSVMTADGTPMPLAGIGSICTPKMSFSNDPYSKKLIGTGPSSVDLSSFRLSSSSSSFYLWHSRLGHVSGSRLKYLASTEALGKLQTHDISDCCGCKLAKFSALPFYKSVSVSLVPFDLIHSDVWGPSPVLTKGGSHGTLHQTSCIDTPEQNGVAERKHRHIVETARSLLLSAYVPSEFWGEAILTAVHSINRILSSVTSGLSPFEKLYGHAPDYSSLRIFGSTCFVLRPHVERSKLTSRSALYVFLGYGEFQKGYRCYDPVSQKLYVSRHVVFLEHIPFYSIPLDTPNLHKSDLTRIDPFDSCTVDTLNSADVGSQPVEVPSVPTTAQDASEIVDPAPPPRYPQRIRKSTQLLDFVYSTYSDSFSSFLTSIHQLSEPSSYKDVILYPLWQ; encoded by the exons ATGGCAGCTATTGTTCCACCTGTAGATTCTGGAAGCACTCCTAGTACCTCTATTGCTACACTCACAGAGAAATTTCAGAAGTTCATTGCCTCGCAGCCACACGCCATGTCAGCCTCCTCACACATAGGTTTGCCTTCTAGTAGTACACTAGGTATATCTTCCTCTATATGGGTTCTTGATTCTGGAGCTTCACATCATATGTCACCTAATTCCAATTCCTTCTTTTCCATTAAATCAGCACCCTCTGTATCTGTCATGACCGCTGATGGCACTCCCATGCCATTAGCAGGGATTGGCTCGATTTGCACTCCAAAAATGTCATTCTCTAAT GATCCTTATTCCAAGAAGCTGATTGGGACAGGCC CTTCTAGTGTCGATTTGTCTTCATTCCGTTTAAGTTCGTCTtcgtctagtttttatttatggcatTCTCGTCTTGGACATGTATCTGGTTCACGTTTAAAGTACTTAGCTTCCACAGAAGCATTAGGAAAGTTACAAACCCATGATATTTCAGATTGTTGTGGTTGCAAATTGGCAAAATTTTCTGCTTTACCTTTTTATAAGAGTGTTTCTGTTTCTCTTGTACCTTTTGATTTGATTCACTCTGATGTGTGGGGGCCATCACCCGTTCTAACAAAAGGTGGATCAC ATGGTACCTTACATCAAACCTCTTGTATCGATACACCAGAGCAAAATGGGGTTGCCGAAAGAAAACACAGACACATTGTTGAAACTGCTCGTTCTCTCTTATTGTCTGCTTATGTTCCTAGTGAGTTTTGGGGGGAAGCCATTCTGACTGCAGTTCATTCTATCAATAGAATTCTGTCATCTGTCACTTCAGGTCTGTCtccctttgaaaaactttatggtcacgctcctgattattcttcattgaGAATCTTTGGTTCCACATGTTTTGTTCTCCGTCCTCATGTTGAACGTAGTAAGCTTACCTCTCGTTCTGCTCTTTATGTATTTCTTGGTTATGGTGAATTTCAAAAAGGATATCGATGTTATGATCCTGTTAGTCAAAAACTCTATGTTTCTCGTCATGTTGTGTTTCTTGAGCATATACCTTTCTACTCTATTCCATTGGACACCCCCAATCTACACAAATCTGATCTCACTCGTATTGATCCATTTGATTCTTGTACTGTTGATACTCTTAACTCTGCAGATGTCGGTTCTCAGCCTGTCGAAGTCCCTTCTGTCCCTACTACTGCCCAAGATGCTTCTGAGATTGTGGATCCTGCTCCTCCTCCTCGCTACCCTCAAAGAATTCGTAAGTCCACACAGTTACTTGATTTTGTCTACTCCACTTATTCtgattctttttcttcttttttgactTCTATTCACCAACTCTCTGAGCCCTCTTCCTATAAAGATGTTATTCTTTACCCTCTTTGGCAGTAG
- the LOC133795959 gene encoding uncharacterized protein LOC133795959, whose amino-acid sequence MWGYVSGISTKPKNDKDDSFAEQLDLWDAKNFKIITWINNSVQQSIGIQLAKYETAKEVWEHLERLYTQSNFAKQYQLEIDIRALQQNSMNVQEFYSAMSNRWDQLALTESAELRAFAPYIARRNAQRLVQFLMAL is encoded by the coding sequence ATGTGGGGTTATGTTTCTGGAATTTCCACGAAACCGAAGAACGATAAGGATGACAGCTTTGCAGAACAGTTGGATCTTTGGGATgccaaaaattttaaaatcatCACTTGGATCAACAATTCGGTTCAACAATCAATCGGTATCCAATTGGCGAAATATGAGACGGCGAAGGAAGTTTGGGAGCACTTGGAAAGGTTGTATACACAGTCTAATTTTGCAAAGCAGTATCAGTTGGAGATTGACATTCGGGCGCTTCAACAGAATAGCATGAACGTTCAGGAATTTTATTCTGCTATGTCTAATCGGTGGGATCAGCTTGCTTTGACTGAATCAGCAGAGTTACGGGCATTTGCCCCTTACATTGCTCGGAGAAACGCACAACGTCTGGTTCAGTTTTTGATGGCTCTTTGA